From the genome of Ctenopharyngodon idella isolate HZGC_01 chromosome 23, HZGC01, whole genome shotgun sequence, one region includes:
- the armc1 gene encoding armadillo repeat-containing protein 1: MSGEPDALAVVNQLRDLAADPLNRRAIVEDQGCLPGLILFLDHPNPQVVYSALLAVRYLAECRANREKMKGELGMMLSLQNVMQKGTSPGETKLLASEIYEILQNSSSTEGEQAEAGASCRRKAQFFLGSTNKRAKTVVLQIDGLDDSTRRSLCEEALLKIKGVISFTFQMAVKRCVVRIRSDLKAEALGTAIASTKVMKAQQVVKREDGSELVIPFQEDSDVVVEENINLPDYLPEDESPSQEQHKAVTRLGSVQDGVSWLSTAANFLSRSFYW, encoded by the exons ATGAGCGGGGAGCCTGATGCCTTGGCTGTGGTGAATCAGCTGAGGGACTTAGCTGCTGACCCCCTCAACAGGCGAGCTATTGTTGAAGATCAAGGCTGCTTGCCAGGCCTCATTCTCTTCCTCGACCACCCCAATCCACAAGTCGTCTACTCTGCACTATTG GCGGTGCGCTACCTGGCAGAATGCCGCGCCAACAGGGAGAAGATGAAGGGCGAGCTGGGAATGATGCTGAGCCTGCAGAACGTCATGCAGAA GGGAACGTCACCAGGCGAGACAAAGCTTCTAGCCTCTGAGATTTATGAGATACTGCAGAACTCCAGCAGCACGGAGGGCGAACAGGCGGAAGCGGGCGCCTCATGCCGAAGAAAAGCCCAGTTTTTCCTGGGCTCCACGAACAAACGGGCCAAAACAGTGGTGCTTCAGATCGACGGGCTTGATGATTCG ACTCGGAGGAGTCTTTGTGAAGAGGCACTGCTAAAGATCAAAGGAGTCATCAGCTTTACCTTCCAGATGGCTGTGAAGAGATGTGTGGTGAGGATCCGTTCGGACCTGAAGGCTGAG GCCTTGGGAACTGCTATAGCTTCAACCAAAGTCATGAAGGCACAGCAGGTAGTGAAGAGGGAAGACGGATCGGAG CTTGTAATCCCATTCCAAGAGGACTCGGATGTGGTGGTCGAGGAGAACATAAATTTGCCGGATTATTTGCCCGAGGACGAGAGCCCGTCTCAGGAGCAGCACAAGGCTGTGACGCGACTGGGCTCCGTGCAAGATGGCGTGAGCTGGCTAAGCACAGCTGCCAACTTCCTGTCCCGCTCATTTTACTGGTGA
- the mtfr1 gene encoding mitochondrial fission regulator 1: MSRNHRRIEMDLALSSSSKPYGASRSIVRRIATNLPLAPCARVHFQLHPFTSGAGFLNSSNGLVATLADVGWIEREESDGAGRNRSEANPGLFFRTQQRRPLRRQRSLPSLHQAEPAPQSQAIINDEAIQKISVLETELAKLRAQIAQIVQAQEQSAQSTAPAPGGPPVPQAPPMAPPPPPPPPPPPPCPAPSMQRSYSAIDLIRERRGKKTEQNTVLDSAPKKPELPNMLDVLKDMGKVKLRSVKSHQEDSHTKPKPVEPTDAAALIAEALKRKFAHRYRSDSECDSTFNLPAPENNKIHVETPLFGQHMLKSTGRKKLY, from the exons ATGAGCAGAAATCATAGACGGATAGAAATGGATCTG gctttatcatcatcatcaaagcCTTATGGGGCATCCCGGAGTATTGTCAGAAGAATTGCCACAAATCTCCCATTGGCACCTTGTGCTCGTGTCCATTTTCAG CTTCATCCGTTCACTTCAGGAGCGGGTTTCCTCAACAGTTCAAATGGACTTGTGGCCACACTCGCTGATGTGGGCTGGATCGAAAGAGAAGAGAGCGATGGAGCTGGCAGAAATAG GTCTGAGGCGAATCCTGGGTTGTTCTTTCGCACCCAGCAGCGCAGGCCCCTGAGACGTCAGCGGTCGTTACCCAGCTTGCACCAGGCTGAACCTGCGCCACAGAGCCAGGCGATCATCAATGATGAAGCCATTCAGAAGATCAGCGTTCTTGAGACTGAGCTGGCCAAACTCAGAGCGCAAATCGCACAGATAGTTCAGGCACAGGAGCAAAGCGCACAATCCACAG CTCCAGCACCAGGTGGTCCCCCTGTACCCCAAGCTCCACCAATGGCTCCACCTCCACCACCACCACCCCCCCCTCCTCCTCCGTGTCCTGCCCCCAGCATGCAGAGGAGCTATTCCGCCATTGACCTCATCCGAGAGCGCCGTGGGAAAAAGACGGAGCAGAACACCGTACTAGACTCAGCACCCAAAAAGCCAGAGCTTCCCAACATGCTAGATGTGCTGAAAGACATGGGGAAAGTGAAGCTGCGCTCAGTTAAGAG TCATCAAGAGGACAGTCACACGAAACCCAAACCTGTTGAGCCCACAGACGCTGCAGCATTAATCGCAGAGGCTCTGAAACGCAAGTTCGCTCACCGCTACCGTAGCGACAGCGAATGTGACAGCACCTTTAACTTGCCGGCCCCTGAGAATAATAAGATCCATGTAGAAACACCGCTG TTTGGACAGCATATGCTGAAATCAACTGGAAGGAAAAAACTGTACTAG